The Gemmatimonas phototrophica region TCGTACGCGCCTGCTGGCAGTGCCACGAATGCTCCGCCGGCCTTGTAGGCTACCGACGCACCCACCGTGACATCGGCTGTGGCCGTAGAGCTGCGCGCGGACAGCTGCATGGGCTGTGAGTTGGGGCTCGCGTTGACGAAGCGCACCAAGGCACTGGTGTAATCGAACGCCGTGGGGAAGGCATCTTCCACCACAAAGCCTTCCACCTGCTTCGTGGTGGTGTTGTAGAACCCGCTCAAATACACCGAGTAGGCCTTACCGGCCTCCAGCGTACCGGCGATGGTGGAGATGGGCAGGTCCTTGTCTACCGTAGCGGAGATTCGTCCGGAGAAGCTGGCCGCGCCGGCCGGCAGGTCCACGTACAGGTTGCCCGCCGCCACGGCGCCGTAGGCTACCCCCGTGGTCGCCTCGGCGGTGGTCGTGGAGGAAATGGCCGTGACCTTGGTGGTGCCGTTGTAAAAGTTCACCGGCGGCGCATTGATGCCGAAGTTGAAGAACTTCACCCGGGCACCGGTCGTGGGCTCGGTAATGCTGTCGATCTGCACGGCGTTCTTGTCACATCCCGCAAGGGCGACGAAGCCGAGCAGCATCGCAAAAGATCGGATGGTCTTCATCGCTGATTACGGTTGAGTGATCCAGAGCGGCTTCGTATGGAAATCGAGTTCAAGCCCGCCGATGACCTGGAGGGCGTCGCGATTCCACACGTATTCCGAGTTGAAACGGGCACGGATACGCTGCACGATCTTGCCATTGTTGTCGGGGAACAACACCGCCGGCGTGGAGAACCCGGGGTAGATCTGTGTACCCGTGACCGGATCGAGGCCGGTGTAATTGTAGCGACGCATATCCATCCACGTTTCCACGTGGCCCCAGGCCCACTGGGCGATGTACTTCTGCGACATGATCTGCGAAAGCGTCAGATTGCCGGCGGTAGGAATGATGCTCGCATTCGCCAGGAAGGCACTCTTTTCGGACGCACTGATGGCCGTCACCGCCTGCCCGTCGTCGGTATTGCGCGCGTTCACGAAATCGATGTGTGACGAGACCCCATTGGTATACGCGGCAAGTGCCAGGGCCCGGTTCCCGGCCTTGTACGCCGCCTCTGCCTTGATGAACTGCAGCTGCGAATACGTCATGATGGGGAAGCGGCTCTTGTCGGCAAACAGGTAGCGCGACGGGAGCCCGGCACCGGCGGTACCAACCGAACCGAAGAAGTTGTTGGGACGCTGCGTAAGGGGCAACGCCGTAACGCCGCTGTTCGGATCCCATCCGCGGTACACGCCATCAGGAGCGGGGGACAGCATCCGTGAAAGCCGCGGATCGACGACCCCGCCGAACGCCGTACCGTTGAGCAGCCCGAGGACGAACAACGTTTGACGGTAGCTGTTGATGTTGCCGCGGCGCGGCCCCCAGAAGTTACCGTCGGCATTGTCGGCGCTGGTGCCCGAATACGGCAGCAAGGCATCGTCGGCATTGCTCGTGAACGACTGGTCGATTGCCGCAATCACGTCCTGCGATTTGTACGAGGACTTGTTGCTGAAATGATTCAGCGCCATGCCCTTGAGGCCGTATGCGAACTTGAGCCACTTCGTGCGGTCTCCACCGTACACACGATCATAACGCGACAAGTACGCCTGGTTCACCGCCCCGTCAGTGCGCGACAGGTTGGCGATGGCCGAATCGAGCAGGCGGTTCACTTCCTGATAGGCGAACTCCTGCGTGTCGTAATTGAACGTGAACTTCGACTGATCAAACGCTTCCTTGATGATCAGCTCACCATGCACGTCGGTGACCTTGAGCCAGCCCCACGCCTTGATCACCTGCCCAATTCCGAGCAAGTCCCAGCGCTCTTCGGCGCCGGCAAGGCGGTTCATGTCGACGAGGTTCTGACCAATGCTCCAGTACACGTCACGCCAGAGCTGTCCGCCGTTATCGCTGGAGGGGTCGTAGCCCATGCGATCCCAGGTGCTGGGGAGCGTGGCGCCGGATGGCAGGGTCCAGTTCTGCGTGAAGCGGCCAATGAACCGGCCGTCGAACTGCTCAGACGTGGACACCCAGTGCAGGATCGGCGCGAGGTAGAGATTCGCCGAGACGGTTTGCGGCGCGTTCGGATTTTCGTTGACGTCCAGGAAGTTCTGACAGCTGGCCGTCACGGCAAGGGCGCCAACCAGCAGCGCGCCGCGGGC contains the following coding sequences:
- a CDS encoding DUF4397 domain-containing protein; its protein translation is MKTIRSFAMLLGFVALAGCDKNAVQIDSITEPTTGARVKFFNFGINAPPVNFYNGTTKVTAISSTTTAEATTGVAYGAVAAGNLYVDLPAGAASFSGRISATVDKDLPISTIAGTLEAGKAYSVYLSGFYNTTTKQVEGFVVEDAFPTAFDYTSALVRFVNASPNSQPMQLSARSSTATADVTVGASVAYKAGGAFVALPAGAYDLFARTAGATTNAISRTGVSFIAGRVYTITARGDMTVTSTTATNRPFLDNSVNR
- a CDS encoding RagB/SusD family nutrient uptake outer membrane protein, which encodes MKIARGALLVGALAVTASCQNFLDVNENPNAPQTVSANLYLAPILHWVSTSEQFDGRFIGRFTQNWTLPSGATLPSTWDRMGYDPSSDNGGQLWRDVYWSIGQNLVDMNRLAGAEERWDLLGIGQVIKAWGWLKVTDVHGELIIKEAFDQSKFTFNYDTQEFAYQEVNRLLDSAIANLSRTDGAVNQAYLSRYDRVYGGDRTKWLKFAYGLKGMALNHFSNKSSYKSQDVIAAIDQSFTSNADDALLPYSGTSADNADGNFWGPRRGNINSYRQTLFVLGLLNGTAFGGVVDPRLSRMLSPAPDGVYRGWDPNSGVTALPLTQRPNNFFGSVGTAGAGLPSRYLFADKSRFPIMTYSQLQFIKAEAAYKAGNRALALAAYTNGVSSHIDFVNARNTDDGQAVTAISASEKSAFLANASIIPTAGNLTLSQIMSQKYIAQWAWGHVETWMDMRRYNYTGLDPVTGTQIYPGFSTPAVLFPDNNGKIVQRIRARFNSEYVWNRDALQVIGGLELDFHTKPLWITQP